The Aedes albopictus strain Foshan chromosome 2, AalbF5, whole genome shotgun sequence region CATAGCATGAGACTCAGTGATCCGCCAGCAGAATGTTGGATTTTAATACAAGCTGTTAAATCAACCAGTAAAGAGCCCGGAGAAATACATTCAGCTCATTGTGGTTGTACTGCAGGTGCAGGTGAAACTTGCTCACACGTAGCAGCAGTACTTTACGCTCTGTGCTACGCCAGAGAAACTTGTTTGGATAAAAAGGTTTGCTAGACAAGAGTTGTTTTGTTTTCTAGTTGTCTACATACAGTATTTATTTTTAGATTTCCGTTACTGAACTCCCAGCCTATTGGACTCAACCATCTGGCAGTGCCCAAGAAAACTTATACAAACCCGTGGAAGATGTTAACTTTGGTCGAGAAGTACAAACCAGTTGTGAACTTCGGGAATACAATTTAGAAAAATCCAACGATGAGTTGAAGGCCCTTATACTGGAACTCTCAAAAGCTGGCCAAGACGTTGCAGCAAGCAAAGCCTTCTTCAAACCTTCGGAGCTGAATGCTGAGGAAGATGATGCACGTTTTTATGCTGAAAATATGCTGagctttaaaaaaatgtttgatgcCGATTTGGTTGGACGTCCGCTGGTTGAAATCATTGACCATGGTAAAGAAATTGACTGGAGCTTCACGAATGAGGATTGCATGCTAGTTGAAGAGCTGACTCGGGGTCAATCCTCTGAGCCATTATGGTTCAAACTAAGATACGGTCGCGTAACCGcctcacagtgggatcattctgaaaaaagacgatcgaaacctctaagagccgttagatgacattttagcatataggtgtctttggaagatgtgttcagaaatgtCGTctatatttttatgcatattcactgtatggtaaaactgtagggtgaacccgagcaaaaatatatttcttcaaaataattttttagagggtagatgtcttcagcaaagttgtagaacaagtaatttcaagtaactttgctgaagacaccatatagtttggagttcatttttagggagaaaatatgaaagtttaaaaaacaacctcaaaatcagtttttttaacttttccatgattatatcgtaaaatttcaacgtgatatgttctacaagtttgtaggtactactggaatacactatcttccTGAAGAcatcaactctgtaaaattgaaaattgctccagtaaaccaatttttttgaaatattttcactattttcactattgaatattttttgaataggcactttttggcagccgtgctatcaaaatttcaatgctttatcatgtccagaatagaccaaaagtgacttaacaatcgggtctgataaggcactttgatttctgatgctattttaatagtaatttttcaaagaaaatattcacaaattttatacaaatcatttaatacaaactgaaaactcacgaaaacttttcggcaTTAATATTTGTTGAAATAGtcaacatttctaacactgtggttgactttacattgaatatacgacaaaaaatatcgcttattAAATGTGTAGATGAGTtgaaaactcactattgaatattttttgagtaagcactttttggcagccgtgctgtcaaaatttctatggtcCATATgcccagaatagaccaaaattgacttaacaatcgggtctgataaggcactttgatttctgatgctattttaatagtaattttcaaagaaaatattcacaaatctcatacaacctttcgatattattttcaacacaaaacttgtagaggcattcattatattttcgcctttttagtattctaaccgaagttataatgttaacaaagcaaatgaaaaaaaaaatgtaatcattgttttagttgattgattaatgtatgtattttaacataaacaaatgcattgggaattacaataaaaaatagataaaaaaacacagtttttaattggtattaaaaactcatctaaaaatttaaaaagcgatattttttatcgtatattcaatgtaaagtcaaccacagtgttagaaatgtagactatttcaacaagaatactatttggataaccaatattaatgtcgaaaagttttcgtgagttttcagtttgtattaattaatttgtatgaaatttgtgaatattttctttgaacaatgactattaaaatagcatcagaaatcaaagtgccttatcagacccgattgttaagtcacttttggtctattctggacatgataaagcattgaaattttgatagcacggctgccaaaaagtgcctattcaaaaaatattcaatagtgaaaatagtgaaaaattttcaaaaaaattggtttactggagcaattttcaattttacagagttggtgtcttcggcaagatagtgtattccagtagtatctacaaacttgtagaacatatcacgttgaaattttacgatataatcatggaaaagttcaaaaaactgatcttaaggttgttttttaaactttcatattttctcccaaaaaatgaactccaaactatatggtgtcttcatcaaagttacttgaaattacttgttctacaactttgctgaagacatctaccctctgaaaaattattttgaaaaaatatatttttgctcgggttcaccctacagttttaccatacagtgaatatgcataaaaatagagacgacatttctgaacacatcttccaaagacacctatatgctaaaatgtcatctaacggctcttagaggttttgatcgtcttttttcagaaagaTCCCACTGTGCGCCTCCTGCTTTGGTAAAGTGGTGAAGACTAGAATAGATTCTCCGTCAATGACATTGATCAACTACATTTGCGGAGAAAGTGCAAGTCAAGAGTTTCCTGCGACATTGTACGGAAAAAGGAATGAGCATAAAGCTATTGCAGCTGCTGAAGATCTGTTTAAGCTTCAAAAACATAAAGATTTCCGTACAAGAAAAAGTGGATTGATAATCAATACTAATTATCCATACTTTGCTGCGTCGCCTGATTGTGTATTTGATTGTACTTGTTGTGGAACGGTAGTAATAGAAGCAAAATGTCCATACAAATTTGAGCACTTCCAGAGGGAGGATGGAATTAGATCCTTAATTACAAGACAAAATCCGTACATACTTCGCGATAATGATGGGAACTTAAAAATGAACCATAAGCACGAATATTACTTCCAAGTACAAATGCAAATTCATTTATCTAAAGCTTCATTTGCCCTTTTTGTAGTCTGGGCCCCTAAGTTTACTTTGTTTATAAAAGTAACAAAAAATGAAGTTTTCTGGAAAATCAACTCGTTAAAAGCATCTAAAATTTTCGAACAGGTACTTATTCCAGAAatattaacaattttttttttacgatACCAATTGTAGCTAATGCAGATGACGTAAATGATGGCACTAATGATAGGATGTGAAAAAGAGTGTACAATAGAACACCATGCCACCATGGTCCTCTACTCTAAGTAGAATATTTCACCACTGTTAGTTGAAACCTGTCAAAACTTATAGAAATACAAAATGTCTAAGTTAAAACAATCGTGAGTttttattcattgattttttcatttATAAATCACTTAATGATAGAAGGACACAGGTTAACTAGAGCACAGCAGACTGTTACAGCCATATACAAAACATTTACGCCGTTATGCTCATGATTCATCATATTAATACTGACCGGGCCCTtaagtattgtcgcgcttatcttttattagagtcctgcggcggtcgtacgctcgcaaggcataccgccgcatgacagtcgcaaggcaaaacaaaagaaaaagtgttcccgccaaaaacaaaagcacgtgggtttcgcgaagtgacagatgtttttgaatgtatttgtgacgaacggcaagagtagctcagtggaatgagtgttcttgctgtcaaaccccatataatggaattagatacttttaaatctggtgcttgatctggtgacgctgttatgattagtgactgtcgcgctgatatcagaagccagaggcagataatcgccatattctgatttttcttgagaggcacaATAATGTATACTTTCCTCTCAATGCTCCTATGGAACGCTCCACCTCATTTCGAACTGAGGCCAAAGCTCTTGTTCTCTCAACTGCAACTGAGCTAAGTTGCCGCTTCCTGTTTGAAGAATCTGGGACCCTTAGCGTAGCATTTTTAtcctgaacaaatttttgaatggaaaatctaATGAGGTTTCGGATGGACCAAAGGAAGACCGAAAACGGAAAAACAACTTTTACAGTTAGGAAAAAATGAAATATACGTTTTATTCTCACGCGCGTTGTTTACAGAATGATATTGTAATAATGACAGCTCCACATTGCAGTGTCGTAGTGCAGTAGCACACCACTGGGGGCAAACCTAGCAGTGGTTGCCATCCCAACACCCCTGCTCAACCATGGCAAGGTTCGATTCCCAACGCCGACCgcagttttctgaaggaaaccgcAGGTAAAGCCTTCGTCATTATGTCCGCCTGTTGCTCTGCTGAACAAACGAACTCGACTGCAATCACCCCTTGTTGAATCAGCTCTCTCATGAACTGATACTTGGTGTCGACATGTTTCAGGCGCCCATGATCTCGTGCATCTTCTACAATCCGTATCGTTGACTGATTATCCTCCAAAATCGTTATTGCTCCATCAGGCTCCAGTCCCAGATCTAAAAGACAACGTTTCATCCATAGGGTATGACACGCAGCTGTTACCAATGCCGCGAGCTCCGCCTCGGTAGACGACAACGAAACAGTGTTCTGCTTCCGTGTAGTCCAGCTAACTGTGCATCCGTAGACCTTGAACACACAGCCCGTCACGGATCGCCGATCAATCAGGTCGTTTGCCCAGTCCGCGTCCGAATAAACCTCCAAAAGCTTTGTCTTCTTATCCGCCTTGTATGTCAGTCCGAAGTTCAGCGTACCTTTCACATATCGGAGCACCCGCTTGAGGTGTACCCAGTGCTCTTCGTTCGGGCAGGCCTGGAACTGACTGTAGAAGTTCACGGCTGCTGACAAGTCCGGCCGGGCAGTAAGCGATGCGTACGTCAAACAGCCCACGAGTTCTCGGTAGGGCTTGTCGGTTCTTCGCTCCTCAACTCCCTTTTCCAACCGGAGACGATTTTCCATCGGAGTTGATATGGCTTTGCACTCCATCATTTCAAACCGTCTCAGCAGGCTCTCGAGATATCCCCTCTGGCTAATCTTCATAACTCCAGCTTCAACGTTCCTGTCGATGGTCATCCCGAGAAACTGTTTGACTTCTCCTGCATCCGTCATC contains the following coding sequences:
- the LOC109424817 gene encoding uncharacterized protein LOC109424817, giving the protein MTVCLRVRYKASEKQSGFDKQNSFWSSIIKMLSTKTQTLSNEDLERYKEKIVVVDGKDPYTFSYDAKVLPLSVDYDMVLTYLLNTLSFRTGEPVRNHKSLEACKSFERGFVKEVKGRKYKHIYAVFGKVLHSMRLSDPPAECWILIQAVKSTSKEPGEIHSAHCGCTAGAGETCSHVAAVLYALCYARETCLDKKISVTELPAYWTQPSGSAQENLYKPVEDVNFGREVQTSCELREYNLEKSNDELKALILELSKAGQDVAASKAFFKPSELNAEEDDARFYAENMLSFKKMFDADLVGRPLVEIIDHGKEIDWSFTNEDCMLVEELTRGQSSEPLWFKLRYGRVTASQWDHSEKRRSKPLRAVR
- the LOC134286576 gene encoding uncharacterized protein LOC134286576, with the protein product FFRKIPLCASCFGKVVKTRIDSPSMTLINYICGESASQEFPATLYGKRNEHKAIAAAEDLFKLQKHKDFRTRKSGLIINTNYPYFAASPDCVFDCTCCGTVVIEAKCPYKFEHFQREDGIRSLITRQNPYILRDNDGNLKMNHKHEYYFQVQMQIHLSKASFALFVVWAPKFTLFIKVTKNEVFWKINSLKASKIFEQVLIPEILTIFFLRYQL